The following is a genomic window from Dama dama isolate Ldn47 chromosome 4, ASM3311817v1, whole genome shotgun sequence.
GTTTTGAGATGTTGGTCCCTCCGTATGGTTAGCTTCTGGGATCTGGAAAGGCAGCTCATGGGAAAGAGCTGATGAGATGTTCTGGAAAACCAGCAACCTTCACTCTTTCTGTTTTAAAGACATTAACGAAATTAGGACATTTCAACAACTGCTTTGTGTTTGCCACTTAGCATACCAACTTGCAAAATCCCTCTGggaagaaaaatttttattttcctttgtaacGTCCAGATGGTTTAAAACAATGGCCCCTGGGATGAGCATCCACAGGATCAGCTGGCCCAGGGACACCTGGGAAAGTTCTCCTGAAAGGCACAGCCTGGGCAGGCATGGCTGTGCGCCCTGGGGACAGTTGCCCTCCACCAGGAAATGACTGTGGGAACCAGGAGGCCACCGTTTGTGTGAGTGATTCACACTCTCCATGATAGAAAGTATTACAGCTCGACTACTCAGAGACCTCTAGACACTTGAtccctcagagacctctggaaacTTGACTACTCAGAGATCTCTAGAAATTCTCGCTAAAGACTGATCTATAACCAATGACTAGTTTTAACAGCCCAGTGGGCTGAGAGTTGGGGAGGTGGTTTCTTGGTGGAAAGCCTGCTTCTTTTTCCAAGCGTGGGAGAGCAGCTGCAAACGCCTTGGCCTGCTCCCAGGCGGCATGTTCCCCTGGGCCATGAGCACTGTATGCTGGGGCTTCAAAAGCTCACTCTCGCGGCGAGAAGCTCACGCAATCCAGtgtttcttctgtttatttgCCCTGATGTCACACCTGGCCGAGCCTCTGGGGTGCGGTGCCTCACCCTGGTTGAAGATCTCGGGCGCTGAGAGGAAAGCGTGTCTTCTTTCCTGTTCTGGCTGGGCTGCCTTCAGACTAGATGGCGTCTGTCCACGGTGGGGCTGGCTCCACGTGTCTAAGTGTAACAGACAATCCTCAGACTTGTTGGTACCAGGAACATTTTCTTTTGCTCACAGATTCTGTGGATCAGGATTGAGACAGGGTACAATGGTGTCCACAGCGTCTGGGGTCTTATCAGGAAAGAGCTGGACAGCAAACTGCCTTCAGACTTATATCAAGAAATTTTATTTCGCTCAcagattctgtgggtcaggattGAGACAGGGTACAATGGTATCGTAGCATCTGTGATCTTAGTTGGGAAGAGCTGGACAGCTGGGGGCAGCATCTGGAGGCTTTTCACCCACGTCCTTTGTGTGGTGGGGAGTGCTGCAGGCTGGGCACAGCCAGGAATGGTCGCTGGAATGTGGTCTCCGTGGGTGGCTTGGGCTTCTTCACAGCATGGCAGCCCCAGGGggcccaggggacacagaggaagcTGAAGGGCTGTTTATGACCCAGCCTCAGACACCCTTTAGCGTCACTTCTGCCACCTCTCTTGGTTAAAGTGGTCACAAGGTTGTCTGGGTTCAGGGGAGTGGGCAGAGCTCTACCTCCTGATGACCTCTACCTCCTGAGTGTCAAGGAACAGGCCACTGTACTCGGAGCCCAGAAGTACCTTCTCCTTTGCTGCTCATCacctgttgtttgtttttgttttaaatcttctGCCCTTGCCCTGGAAGCCCTGGCTCCTTGAATTCCAGGCAGGTAGATTCTCCCTCACTCCAACGTGGGAGCATGACAGGCTTGTGTACCTTCTTCTGAATGTAGCCCTTTCTTGTGTGATGAGGGCATCACCTCTCAGGGCATGGGTCGACCTCATGGTTCTCAATCCACGAAACCAGGGCAGGTGAGCTAATGTGGAGTGACATTTCTGAGACTGAGCCCTATTGTTCCTGGCTCTTTAACggtcacatacacacacctcaAGTGTCCGGTACCTATAGGTGTCCCCGCCTTCACCTTTGTATTACATTGTAAGGACCAGGGTgtgttaggggcttcccaggtggcttggtggtaaagaatctgcctgccaaagcaggagacacaagagactcgagagacataggttcgatccctgggtggggaagatcccctggagaagggaatggcaacccactccagtattcttgcctgggacattccacagacagaggagcctggtgggcttcagtccatggggttgcaaagatcggacacgatggagcaactgagcatgcacaaaaaacgtgttaaaaagaacagagaatcttgaaaataaaaatctcttgGAGAAACACAAGAGGAAGAGAGTCTGACTGTTTTCTGAAAGAGCTttcgggggaaaaaaatctcagtgCACTTAGCAGACCGAGATGCTATCTCTCCATCAGTATTTCCCCTCCTGCTGCGTCTGTAGGGCCTTCCTCCTGACCTCCCTGCTCCTCCGTCTGAAATGCGCATTGAGCAATCAGGCCAGTTAGAAATCCTGAGCCCAGAAATAAAGTGACTGTTGCTTTGGTGTCCCTGCACGTTTGCTCCGGGTCCTGATGGAGCAGAAGGCAGTGTATGGAGGAAGCAGATGGCCGGGTCTACTGtacatttcagaatgtttcaactgcaaggctggcaggggctgttgcATCACTTGCCAGCCAGGGCCACAGGACGGAGGCAAGGAGCCCTGGGGGCTGACCACTGGGCGGCAGGCTCAGTTGTTCAAAAGCACGCCTCCCTCGCGGAGAGTGGGGGTGGAGtttgcagaggagaaggggaaaggggaaaCAGGCTGGGAACGATGCCTAAATTCCTCCCCAGCTCTGACATGGGTGGGTGCACGGGGTACATCCATGGCCAGGAGGTTAGTGAGACCCGGGTTCAAAGCCTGACTCCATTGCCAACTATCTGTGAGACACTGTGGTGATGGCTTCCCTTCTCTGAATTTCGGTGTCCTTGGCTATAAATTACCTACCGTTCCTACTTCACTTGGATGTGTGAGGATTCGTTGCCCTGACCTCATTGTTGAGGTTGTTGTAGGATTCACCAAGTGAGGATTCACAGGCAGATGGCGTGGGCAGCAACTGGGGACACTGCTTAGTGGCTGTGGCATCGAACAGAAGGAGCTGAGAGATCTTCCCGAAGGGCCCATCCATGGAGGTGGTGCGGGTCCACGTGAGGACCCGCGTGGACACAGTGTTCTGAGCTCGTCGTGCTGGACAGCCCCGGTGTCCACCCTGCTTGATCTCTGGCAGGCTGACTGCCGTGGACACTAACAGGCTCCCTGCCCTCTGGCCTCCAGCTGAGCTCAGCCCGTGGGGCCCCAGCAGGAGATGGCATGGGTGTCCAGGAAGGAGGGACCTCAGCTGTCATGTGCACTATTAAATCTCCAGCCCACAGTACATGCTCAGAAGACAGTTCCTGATGAAGGAGCAAACACAGCCTCGCAGGACCTCACACAGAGCCGCACCACCTCCATGGACGGGCCCTTAGGGAAATCTCTCAGCCCTTCTGTTTGATTCGCACCCACTAAGCAGGGACTCGGCTGAAGGTGCTTCCTAGACCTAAAGTACTGAGTGTCATGCAGGGTGGGACTCCACCCTGGGGCTCAGAGGATGGAGACAGAGGGTAACTGCAGGGGGTCACTTGACCCCCGAcagaggaggaggacatggtGGCCTGTGGACTGGCACCTGGGCTGGGGCCTGGGCTCAGTGTAGGGGGGAGATGGGGGCCCATCTAAGGGTCTCTGCAGGCAAACCAGGGCCTTTGTGCAGCCAGGGGAGGAATAGAGGACTCCAGATAGCTCTCCTGCCTGGCCCAGCCAAGCTGCAAGCTTTACTCAACACGAGCCTGCTTTCTGGAAGTGTTGGCCGAGGGTATAGGATTTGGTCAGCCTGAAACTCAAGGTGATTTCTTCAATTGTGCCTTTCGTTTCCTGATTGTGGAATGAGCCGGGATCACTTCCCTCCTCTTCAGGCATGAAGACCTGCTGGCACCAGAGGTCATCGTTGACTGCCCCCATGACCCCTGTCCATAGCCTTGGGGTCCTCGGCCGTgtctgaccctcagtttcctcatctggcaaATGTGTGCAAAGTTACAGTGACGTGTCTTGTTGAAGGGCCTTGGAGGCTGCAGAGAACGTGGGGAGACGTGCCCTCATGGCTGGGCCGGGCCTGCCCAGTGCTGGTCAGCACCCTCTTCTCCCCATGGGGACAGGGGTGGAAGGACAGCACGGTCCTGACTTCCAGGGTAACCGCATCCCTGCCTTTCTGTACATTTCTACTCCTTGCACCTCTCAACACATGCCTCTTTGGGGACATTCCACAACAGACCTGGAGATCGAACCTCCAGGCCTGGCTTCACCCGCCCAGCACCATGTGGGGAGTGTCATCTGCTGTCAAGCGCTCATTGCCGAGGTGGCGTCACATCCATGAGCGATGGTGTCATGACTGTTCCCTTCTCCCACTGTCGGGGCTCTGGGCTGTTCCCAGTCTGGGGCCATCCTCGGTGGCCCTGCACATAGGTGTGGTACACGCGCCGTCTCAGATTCCTGTGATGCGGGTGTGCGTGGCCGGCTTGGCTGCCTTCCTGCTGTGGCCTGAGGGTTCCCAAAGCTGTGTCCCCACAAATGCTTGGCACTGCCAGTCCGTGTCATGAACAGTTGGGCGGTGCCCTGATGTCTCCGCCTGCTGTCACCTGGCAACTTTCTGAGGCTCCTGGCACTGGGTTGCTCATCGTCTGACTATCGGGCAGCCTCTGTGAGGGGCCATTAATTTGAGCTCTTGCCCATTTTtgtgggctgtcttttctccCGGTTTCTGCATGGGCACCCGCGCCTGTTCTGTGGCCCTGGCAGTGGCTCTGAGTGTCTGGGCCGGGCGGGATGTCAAGGATGCTAAACATCTCCTCAGCCCCTTGCTCACCCTGGTGAGCCCTGGGTAGATACCAATGGGAGGTCTGAAGTCACCAATGATGCAGGTGCCACACGGGGTGTGGAGGGCACCGCCAGGGACACTCGTTCGCTCTAGCCTTTATCCTGGCTCCTCTCCCAGCTCTTCAAGGCTCCTGGCGCCCCGGACCCCAGCCCTGGGTCCCTCACCACGTCTACCCGTTGTCGTCCCCTGGACCAAGGGGTCCAGTTGGCTCCAAGCTCGGCCTCCCACCATCCCCCTATCTGGCTTTAACCGCAGCCCCAATTCGTCTGCTGCCCACGTCACAGGCCCTTGTCTCAGGCGAGGCAGCTGAGTTTCCACAGAAACAGATGATTCCTAGACGGGGCCTTGAGTTAGAACAAAGCAGAGAGGACTGTCAGGGGGAGCGAGGGAAGGGCTGTGAACAGCGGGGTGGGCACGGGGCATGCGCTCGGGTGACGGGAGCGTGCACGTGGGTGATGGGGGCGGGGCTGGCGAGCTGAGGGTGTGGCCTTGAGGCCTCGGGGCGGAGCCTCAGCGCGGCGCCCCCATGCTAGGTTTGCGGGTTAGACAAACTCCCCGGACGGACGACGGGCGCCATCAGAGGCCAACGCATAGGACGCAGGACGTACCAAGGTGAGTATGGACCCGGCCCTGACGCCTTCTGACTCCGAGCGTGTGTGAGTCACCGGCTTTTCCAAGCCTCAGCGCCTCACTTGCAGAGTGGATTTGATCATAATCACCCTTCTCCCAGGGTTGCCATGGAGATGAGATGATGGGTGCACCCAGGTTCTCAGAGCAGGGCTTTCGGGGACCTGCCTGTCACTACGTTGGGCCGGGCATGCAGGGGCTGGGGTGCGTCCAGGAAGCCCCAAGATGGTGTGGGGCTGCCGGATCAGAGAAGGTACCCAGCTGCTGTCCAGCGTTCCACTGAGGGCTCTGGGAGCCCAGGTTTGCACTAGGACCTCCGGCCAGCCGGGACACGTCACTGGTtggccccctcacccccaccccgacACCTCCAGCTCACCGTCTAGGAAAAGGAAACCATGACAGTGGTGTGGACTAGTAGCTAGATGGAGAGATGCCCCTCACCAGGAGGTCCGCTTATCCACTCTTGGAGCACAGGGGAGACAGATGGAGGTCTTTGTCCTGGCTATAGTGAACACAGAGGGGTCAGGATGGCGAGTGGGGAGAGGGCATAGCCGAGGCCAGAGGTCAGGGCACATGAGTGTGGGGTGTGGTAACCAGCAAGGATGGGGATGCTGAGCCAGAGGGTGTGAGAGGTGGCCGAGTCCATCACCAGGTGACAGGTGTGGGCCTTTCTCCCTGGACTCCGTCCTAAGTCAAGAGCTCAGACGGCACTGTGATGTCAGTGGCGGCACCTCAGTGACCTCTGTCTGCCCCGTCTCCCGCCTGCTCCGGCTCTAGTCCTGCCCAgcgattatgaataaagctgctgcgGCACCTTCACACAGGTGTCTGTGTGGACACCTGCTCTCAGCTCCTCTGGGTGAACACCTAGGAGCACAACTGGGGGATCACACGGTCAAGCCTATGACTGGCTTTGTGAGAAAGTTGCCCACCCATCTTTCAAAGTGGCTGCATGTTCTGATTCCCACCAGCAACTAGTGGGAGGTCCTGGAGCTGAGTTTGTTCTCTGAACCTCTGATTCCTGTTGATTCAATGAGGTGACACTGGCAACAGTCACAGATGTGGTCGACAGCTCAGGCTCTGGCAGGAGGGGGTACAGTTCCCAGCTCTGCTGACCACCTCCACATGAATGTGGACAGGCCTTCACTCTAGGGGGCTGCTGTGGATTACATGGGGCACCTCGGCAACTGGGGGGCAGGGCGGAAGGCCTGCGTGAACATGAGTTACTGCTGGAACTGACGACGCATGTCATGGAGGATGCAGCTCTTACCAGGCCTTAGAAAGTTCAAGAGGGAAGGAACCTATGGTAGGTGGGAAGATGACCCAACATGTCCATGTCCTAGGGACCTTCGTGGCCaaagagactttgcagatgtgaagAGACATTACAAAGAGACATTACAGACCTCGAGGTGGGGAGATAGTCATGGATTCCCTGGATGTCCCCCATgtcatcacaagggtccttagaaaggaggagaggggagggtcaGAGTCAGAGACTAGAAGATGCTACCTTTTGGCTCAGAAGATGGAGCCACAGACAGTGGCACCTCTAGAagctggagaagggagggagacaagctctccctgctgcctccaagaGAAGCCAGCCCAGCGGATACCTTCATTTTAGCCTGGTGAGCCCGTGTCAGACTCCTGCCCTCCAGGACTATAAGAGaatgcgtgtgcgtgtgtgtgtgaacttATTTACTCACCtgtttggctatgccaggtcttagttgtggcatgtgggatctagttccctgaccagggatcgaacccacccccctgcatcaggagtgcagagttttagccagtggaccaccagggcagtcccagaCGTGTATtcttttaagctgctaagtttggGGTCATGTGTTACAGCAGAAGAACAGTGGTTCAGGTCCTTAGTGAGCAGGGGAGGAAGCAGAGGCCCAGGAAGTGGGTCTCAGGTGCCCAAGGTTCCACGGTGGGGAGGCGCCACTGAAGGAACCCTGCTGCCTCTGCTTCGCAGGCCTGCCTTCTCTTCTGTCCCGAGTCCATGGCTCTGACTGTATCACATGGGAGCTACGCTGCCCAGAATGGTGGGGACAGGGGGTGAAAACCCCAAGGTTGAAAATAGCTCTGTACCCGGCATGGTTCAGTTTCTGCTGCACGGCCTGCTGTGAGGTCGACAACTCACAAAGCCACTTCCTCCTGACTCGCTTCTGCCAGCGTCTTCACTGGCATTTCCCCGTGCCCCATTCCCACTCAGCCCATGTTCTCCGAAAGCCGAGCTCTCAGCCATCCTGGGGTGAGGAGAGGTGGGTCAGCCTCCAGGTGTCTGTCCTTGGAAAAATTCCTGACATGTTTCCAGGCCAGCCTGTGACCAGGGGCTTCTGGTTTAGAGGGCaggttttttctgtttgtttttttctcttttggtgaCTATTATGGTCTTCCTCGTTTTGAGGTTAACAGTGGCTCTTCCTTTCTCTAGTGTGAAATTAAAACCATGATGCTATTACAGTCAAGATGTTTCCATTCAAAACCACTATGAGCACAGCCCTAAGAAATTTCCCTTTACTTCCACTGAGTTACTGGGCTTTGACCTAAAGGTGATTTGTACTTGGAAAATCTGAACATCATCTGACACCTTGTCTCAGGGTGTGTGGGAGGAAaggaattattttctaaatgagacaatttctgtttcatttcaagACAGGAATGCTTCAAAAATGCcaaaggtatttaaaaaaaaaaaaaagcctgttctTCCCATAAAGATTCAACCTGCAATATCAGAGAAacaaccaaatcaaaaaatgggcagatctgaacagacatttctccaaagaggacacacagatggccaagaaacatatgaaaagatgctcaacactgctcattattagagaaacaccaatcaaaactgcaatgagatgtcatctcacatgggtcagaacgtccatcatcaaaaaaatctacaaacaataaatgcttgagaggatgtggagaaaagggaacccttctgcactcttggtgggaatgtaaactgatatagccactatggacaacagtatggagattccttaaaatacgagggataaatctaccatatgacccagctatcccactactgggtatataccctgagaaaactacaAGACTACAAGACATGTGACACCtgtccccagtgttcactgcagcaatatttacaacagccaggacatggaatcaacctagatgtccgatgacagatgaatgtataaagaagatgtggtacatacatacaatggagtactactcagccataaaaaggaacacatttgagtcagttgtagtgaagtggatgaacctagagcctgttacagagtgaagtaaatcagaaagagaaaaacaagatattagcacatgtatatggaatctagaacaatggtactgatgaacctagtagAGAACGAACTTGTGGACTCAacaggggaaggtgagggtgggacgaattgagaaagatggtaccagtgaacctatttgcaggattGGAATGGAGTTGCaaatatagagaatggacttgtgcacACAGTGCGGGAGGGAGACAGcgggacaaatggagaaagtagcatcaacatatatacactatcatgtataaaacagatagatAGTGGGAAGTTGttatgtaacacagggagcccagcctggctgtctgtgatgacctaaaggggtgggatgggatgtggGAGCacggaggctcaagagggaggggatacatacatataaaactgattcacattgttgtatggcagaagcagaacattttaaaacaattttccaccaataaaaaaaaaaaaagactcagcttAACAGCTGAGTGTTCAAGGTGTCCAATTTACTCCCCAGCATGTAGTCAGTGCTCAGgggatgtttgttgaatgaacaaccaaatgaatgaatgtgtgagcTGGGGAGCAGTATGTTCTGAAGCAACTGAGACATTCCATAGTTGACCCTCATGTTCTGCCTCTAAACTGTTTATCAGGTGGAGCCAATGTTCCTGAGTCTTGCTTAATGGGGACTAAAGTGCACTTCCTTGTGGCCCAGGTGGGAGCAAGCTTCCTGAGTCTGGAGGAAACAGCTAGCTAGGCTTTGGCTCACCAAGAACACCAGTGACCAGAGGCTCAGAGGAGGGTTTAGAGTGTGGGGAAACCAGGAGACTGACAACAAAGCATCTTCATAACAGTGAAGGAACTCACAGCCGTCAAGAATCTGTCATCTCATCAGCAACCTTACAAGAGCATCATTCCCAATatccagatgaagaaacagattgAGCAAACTGTCCAGGTCTGGCTGACAGACCAGAGCGTGCCTCGAGGGTGGCTGGTGACGGGACATGGCTGTCTGAGGGCTGACGTCCCTCTCCCCACGTCCTCCCTGCTCACTGAGCCCAGGTTTTATCCAggcatctcctcctctgcctgaTTCAGGGAGAGGGGTCCCATCTCAGAGCCAGCTAGAATTCCTGATTCCTAAGACAGTGGTTCTGACAGTGAGGGTTTAGGAAGGAGCTGGGGGCTGAGTGTCAGTGGTGGGCCTTGAGGACAATTCCTGCAGGGGCTTCTTGGCAGTATCCTCACTCCTACAAGAGGGCAGGTCCCTCCCTGCTGGGCACCTGTGGGAATGCTACTGCCACCTTACTGCCAGCCTGTGGGTGATGCTGACACCTGGATGGGGGTGTGGCAGAGGAGTGTCAGCCCCAGGTGCCTCAGTCTAGTTATTTTTCGTTTTCAAGGGCAGATAGTCCTTTGAACCTGGAGTTTTCTGCTCCGTGCTGCCCAAAGCCTCCTAAACTGTAGGACCTCAATGAcagctctggttcctcttcctcatCTCTTCTTGACCTCCCTTCCCTTACCTGTTAGAAAAGCACGAGGACTTTGCTGGCATCCTGCTCTTGGCGCCGCCTGGTCATTCACAGAAATCACTGCTATGGACCTCCCTCCACTTGCTCAATGGAAAGAATGGCCTCTCTTGTGCTGCCCATTTCACAGCGTGTAAGCTGTGGTGCCCAGAGGACAAAAGAACAAGATAAGCCTGAAGGGCCTTAGAATGCAGGAACAGATAGCACCAGACCCTTATCACCTTTCCTGCCATGATGCAAATGTTGCAGAATTTTTGAGCCTTCCGCGGCAGCTTGTCTTGTCCCTTTATGTCTTATACGAGGTTATCctgttctttcccttctctgtttAAGTAAGTAGGCATACTACACCTAATCAGCAGACGACAGCGAGATTTCTACCCCATCCCTTTGTCCCCCTGCTATAAAAACAGAGATGAACTGAGTTCGTGATCAGCTGGGCCAGACCTGTGCATGGACCACAACATAAATGAAGCATCACTGGCAAAGTAAGGCACGCGCAGAACCCTCATCATAACAGAACACCACAAGCCATCACTCCACTTACCTGTAGCTCCTTCTCTGCCACTGACACATGTGCTCGCCCCCCCGGGTAGTCACACCTCTGTGGACAGGCCTCCCTTTCCAGTTCTCCTCGGTGCTCGGGGTGGGTCTCATGGAGGCTGATTATAGCCAGCAATACAGCAAGGCTCTCCTTTCCCGTCCTCCTGGGTGCAGCTGGAGCAGGCCGTGTGGGGCAGTGGTGCTCCTCCGCTCCTCCAAGGACGGCGTTGCAGCCCTTTGGGTCCAGGTTCCAGGCTCTCTGCGGGCAGAGCCACCTTGTGTGAGTCCCTACAGGTGAAAACCAGGTGCAAACGTTAGTTGTAAACAGCAGATGCCAACTGTCGTCGAGTTAGAGTTAGTTATGCCAGAAAGGAGTTTGCTGAGTGGACACCAGATGGGTGGAGTAAGTGGCAGGAGGCTAGAAAGCCAGCCGCTCCTTCATTTCTCACCGCCAGGTAGCAAAGTAAGACTCACCTGGCGGGAGCGTCTGTGGAGCCTGTGATACAGGCTACCCAATCAAGGGAGACTGGGAAGTGAGGGATAGCATCTGATTGGTGAACTTCTGTCACATGTCTGCCaccaccaccgccccccacccccacctacaagggaggctgggaagtgCTAGTGTCTGATTGGTGAGCCTGGGTCACATGTCTGCCACCTGCTCCCacctgcaagggaggctgggaagtggGTACTAGTGTCTGATTGGTGAGCCTGGGTCACATGTCTGCCAccaccccaccgccccccccccacctgcaAGGAAGGCTGGGAAGTGAGGACTAGCATTTGATTGGTGAGCCTGGGTCACGTGGCTGTGCCCAGCTGCAAGAGAGGCTGGGAACTGAGGCCTAGCATTTTCTCCTCACCTCTGCAGGATGGGTTGTTCCTCTGGCAGCCGCTGGGCTCTGGAAGCAGAGTGAGCCAAGTCAGGGATGAATGAATATCCACTTCAGCTTGGTGGGTGGGTGTCCCCTCCATATTGCATCTGTGTTGACTGGCTacaagaaaaggaagacaatGGTTCAGCTGTGCGGATGACTAGTGTCAGAGTAGAGATGGGGGAAGGGGATTGACTGGGGCTTGTTAGCCATCAAGTAATGGAGTTTTCAGGACTAcagtttgttcattcactcagtgggTCATCACCGACCTGTCCACCTTCCATCCATCCGTTATCCATCTACTGAGCCAAACATGAGGACAGACTTGGGACACATAGTTAAAGGAGTTGCCTCTGCCCCAAAGGAGCCCACAGTCttggttgttgtttatttgctaagtcatgtgtctgactctttgcaaccccgtggactgtagcacgtcaggctcctctgtccaagggatttcccaggcaagaatactggagtgagttgccatttcagtCTCCTTCCCGACCTATGGATCGAACGCAtttcacctgcattggcaggcagattctttaccactgagtcaccagggaagccctcccacaGCCCCAGATAATTCCAGGCAGCTCCTGTTTGCAGACTTTAGGACTCAGACACCTCTCTCTTTGGCCTCCATGTGACTGTGCCGGGCCGGGTGCATACAGATGATGGTTCAAGTTGGACCATCACATTTGCATTTTTTACCCTTTTGGTCTCAGCTTTGCAGAGGAAACTTTTCTGGAAGtcttaaaaaaaactgaagaaaaaaacacacaggaAGCCATGTCTTGTGTTCTTTGTAGCGAGTCTTGTGCTAATTTTGAACcaaggtttatttttctttatttttaaatcctgATTCTAGTGTGTGAAGAGAGAAACTTCCTCCCGTGGAGTGGCAGCCTCAGCCCTGAACGCAGAGTGGAGCAGCAGGGATGTGTAATTCACACAGAGTGCCGGCAGCAGGCTCGGTGGTGACAGAGCTTGACGCACATGGCTGTTGCTATCCTGACGGTCCTCTGTCAAGGAAACGCAAGCCTGTTGGCTGCTGTTGTAACTGAAGTGTCCAGGTGGGAATTCACTACTTCATCTGCCACCTCTTAGGGTTGTACCATCACCGGCTCACATGACACCACGCTTGGCTGATGACTTCCAAATCCACATCCTTAGCACCAGTGTGATAGATTCCCTAACTGTCTAATGAACCCCTTCTTGATTTCTCTGCCAAGATGGCCCACCATCACCTCAAACTCAAATTATCTTAACCTGAGTTTCTTATATCAACcgctgctgtgtgtgctcagtcactcagttgtgtccaactctttgtgacctatagactgtagcccaccaggttcctcggtccatgggatttcccaggcaagaataccggaatgcattgccatttcctcctccacgggctTTTCTCAACCCAGagtcgaacctgcgtctctggcatctcctgcgttggcaggcaggttctttactgctgagccacctgggaagcccatcaaccACTGCCCTCACCCCCAAAGCTTGCTTCCCCTCCTGGCTTCTCAGTTAAGGACAGCTGCTGAGTTTAAAAACCTGAGTGCCACCCTTCCCACCTGGCTCCTTCTAGGCCCCCACCATCTCTTGCTTGGATTGCTACCCTAGCAGGGTAGCTGTTTTCCTGCCGACATCTGGCCGTGAGCCACACACGTCATGCCGTCTCAAGTCCCTAGCCTGAACCCCATGATGACGTGGtgctgtgctgtccagcaggcgGCTATTTACGTTAGTTATAATTGAGTCATGACAGCCTCCCAGCTGGTCT
Proteins encoded in this region:
- the LOC133052538 gene encoding uncharacterized protein LOC133052538, whose amino-acid sequence is MKTDGLAQRRRVQVGPGRPEATHPTPERGLGCHQDGDQPAPPSSPPFDRGQHLYVISWVLPPLVPRMVLLGCPAASQHRCNMEGTPTHQAEVDIHSSLTWLTLLPEPSGCQRNNPSCRGTHTRWLCPQRAWNLDPKGCNAVLGGAEEHHCPTRPAPAAPRRTGKESLAVLLAIISLHETHPEHRGELEREACPQRCDYPGGRAHVSVAEKELQVSASPTGWQ